A DNA window from Patagioenas fasciata isolate bPatFas1 chromosome 1, bPatFas1.hap1, whole genome shotgun sequence contains the following coding sequences:
- the CYBB gene encoding NADPH oxidase 2 isoform X1: MGNWVENEGLSIFVVLVWLGLNVFLFWWYYLAYDIPPKFFYTRVLLGRALALARAPAACLNFNCMLILLPVCRNLLSFLRGSSACCSTRVRRQLDRNLTFHKMVAWMIALHTAIHTIAHLFNVEWSVQARVEEDRTLAAVLSRLGDNPNESYINFFRKKIGNPVGGLYVAFTYLAGLTGVIITLALILIITSSTKTIRRSYFEVFWYTHHLFVIFFIGLVIHGAGRIVRGQTAESLAEHDPQICCKNFTHWGKEGSCPIPQFSGNPPMTWKWVVGPMFLYLCERLVRFWRSQQKVVITKVVIHPFKTIELQMMKKGFKMEVGQYIFVKCPAVSKLEWHPFTLTSAPEEDYFSIHVRIVGDWTEGLFNACGCDKQEFQEAWKLPKIAVDGPFGTASEDVFSYETVMLVGAGIGVTPFASVLKSVWYKYCHDATNLKLKKIYFYWLCRDTHAFEWFADLLQSLEAQMQERNNAEFLSYNIYLTGWDESQATHFVMHHEEEKDVITGLKQKTLYGRPNWENEFKTIAGQHPGSRIGVFLCGPEALADTLNKQSISNSEADPRGVHFIFNKENF; encoded by the exons CGTGCTTTGGCTCTGGCAAGGGCCCCTGCAGCTTGTCTGAATTTCAACTGCATGCTGATTCTGCTGCCAGTATGTCGAAATTTGCTCTCCTTCCTCAGAGGATCAAGTGCG TGCTGCTCCACCCGTGTCAGACGACAGCTGGACAGGAACCTCACCTTTCACAAAATGGTGGCATGGATGATCGCCCTTCATACTG CAATTCACACCATCGCACACTTATTCAATGTAGAGTGGAGTGTTCAAGCCCGTGTTGAAGAGGACAGAACTCTGGCAGCTGTGCTTTCTCGCCTTGGTGATAACCCAAATGAAAGCTATATCaacttctttagaaaaaaaattggg aatcctgTGGGGGGCCTATACGTGGCCTTCACATACTTGGCTGGTCTCACTGGTGTTATCATCACGCTGGCCCTCATACTAATCATCACATCATCCACCAAAACAATCCGAAGGTcatattttgaagtattttggTACACCCACCATCTCTTTGTCATCTTCTTTATTGGCCTTGTCATCCATGGTGCTGG gcGTATTGTACGGGGGCAGACAGCTGAGAGTCTGGCTGAACATGATCCACAAATTTGCTGCAAGAACTTCACTcactgggggaaagagggatctTGCCCAATCCCTCAGTTTTCAGGGAATCCTCCTATG ACATGGAAATGGGTAGTAGGTCCCATGTTTTTATATCTGTGTGAGAGGCTGGTGCGGTTTTGGAGGTCACAGCAGAAGGTTGTTATCACAAAG GTGGTCATTCATCCCTTCAAGACAATTGAGCTGCAGATGATGAAGAAGGGCTTCAAGATGGAGGTTGGGCAATACATTTTTGTCAAATGCCCAGCAGTGTCTAAACTGGAGTGGCACCCATTTACATTAACCTCTGCTCCAGAAGAGGATTACTTCAGCATTCACGTCCGTATCGTAGGGGACTGGACAGAGGGCTTGTTCAATGCATGCGGGTGTGATAAgcaggaattccaggaggcatggAAGTTGCCCAA GATAGCTGTGGACGGCCCCTTTGGAACAGCGAGTGAGGATGTGTTCAGTTATGAAACTGTTATGCTTGTTGGAGCTGGAATAGGGGTCACCCCCTTTGCATCTGTACTCAAGTCTGTCTGGTACAAATACTGCCACGATGCAACCAACCTAAAACTCAAGAAG ATCTATTTTTACTGGCTTTGCAGGGACACTCATGCCTTTGAATGGTTTGCTGACCTCTTGCAATCTCTGGAGGCTCAAATGCAGGAGAGGAATAACGCGGAGTTTCTCAGCTACAACATCTACCTTACAGGCTGGGATGAGTCTCAG GCCACTCATTTTGTAATGCATCATGAAGAAGAGAAAGATGTGATTACAGGCCTTAAACAGAAAACCTTGTATGGAAGACCTAACTGGGAAAACGAGTTCAAAACTATTGCGGGGCAGCATCCTGG ATCCAGAATAGGTGTTTTTCTCTGTGGACCCGAGGCCCTAGCTGACACACTCAACAAGCAAAGCATCAGTAACTCAGAAGCTGACCCACGAGGAGTACACTTCATTTTTAACAAGGAAAACTTTTAA
- the CYBB gene encoding NADPH oxidase 2 isoform X2, with translation MGNWVENEGLSIFVVCCSTRVRRQLDRNLTFHKMVAWMIALHTAIHTIAHLFNVEWSVQARVEEDRTLAAVLSRLGDNPNESYINFFRKKIGNPVGGLYVAFTYLAGLTGVIITLALILIITSSTKTIRRSYFEVFWYTHHLFVIFFIGLVIHGAGRIVRGQTAESLAEHDPQICCKNFTHWGKEGSCPIPQFSGNPPMTWKWVVGPMFLYLCERLVRFWRSQQKVVITKVVIHPFKTIELQMMKKGFKMEVGQYIFVKCPAVSKLEWHPFTLTSAPEEDYFSIHVRIVGDWTEGLFNACGCDKQEFQEAWKLPKIAVDGPFGTASEDVFSYETVMLVGAGIGVTPFASVLKSVWYKYCHDATNLKLKKIYFYWLCRDTHAFEWFADLLQSLEAQMQERNNAEFLSYNIYLTGWDESQATHFVMHHEEEKDVITGLKQKTLYGRPNWENEFKTIAGQHPGSRIGVFLCGPEALADTLNKQSISNSEADPRGVHFIFNKENF, from the exons TGCTGCTCCACCCGTGTCAGACGACAGCTGGACAGGAACCTCACCTTTCACAAAATGGTGGCATGGATGATCGCCCTTCATACTG CAATTCACACCATCGCACACTTATTCAATGTAGAGTGGAGTGTTCAAGCCCGTGTTGAAGAGGACAGAACTCTGGCAGCTGTGCTTTCTCGCCTTGGTGATAACCCAAATGAAAGCTATATCaacttctttagaaaaaaaattggg aatcctgTGGGGGGCCTATACGTGGCCTTCACATACTTGGCTGGTCTCACTGGTGTTATCATCACGCTGGCCCTCATACTAATCATCACATCATCCACCAAAACAATCCGAAGGTcatattttgaagtattttggTACACCCACCATCTCTTTGTCATCTTCTTTATTGGCCTTGTCATCCATGGTGCTGG gcGTATTGTACGGGGGCAGACAGCTGAGAGTCTGGCTGAACATGATCCACAAATTTGCTGCAAGAACTTCACTcactgggggaaagagggatctTGCCCAATCCCTCAGTTTTCAGGGAATCCTCCTATG ACATGGAAATGGGTAGTAGGTCCCATGTTTTTATATCTGTGTGAGAGGCTGGTGCGGTTTTGGAGGTCACAGCAGAAGGTTGTTATCACAAAG GTGGTCATTCATCCCTTCAAGACAATTGAGCTGCAGATGATGAAGAAGGGCTTCAAGATGGAGGTTGGGCAATACATTTTTGTCAAATGCCCAGCAGTGTCTAAACTGGAGTGGCACCCATTTACATTAACCTCTGCTCCAGAAGAGGATTACTTCAGCATTCACGTCCGTATCGTAGGGGACTGGACAGAGGGCTTGTTCAATGCATGCGGGTGTGATAAgcaggaattccaggaggcatggAAGTTGCCCAA GATAGCTGTGGACGGCCCCTTTGGAACAGCGAGTGAGGATGTGTTCAGTTATGAAACTGTTATGCTTGTTGGAGCTGGAATAGGGGTCACCCCCTTTGCATCTGTACTCAAGTCTGTCTGGTACAAATACTGCCACGATGCAACCAACCTAAAACTCAAGAAG ATCTATTTTTACTGGCTTTGCAGGGACACTCATGCCTTTGAATGGTTTGCTGACCTCTTGCAATCTCTGGAGGCTCAAATGCAGGAGAGGAATAACGCGGAGTTTCTCAGCTACAACATCTACCTTACAGGCTGGGATGAGTCTCAG GCCACTCATTTTGTAATGCATCATGAAGAAGAGAAAGATGTGATTACAGGCCTTAAACAGAAAACCTTGTATGGAAGACCTAACTGGGAAAACGAGTTCAAAACTATTGCGGGGCAGCATCCTGG ATCCAGAATAGGTGTTTTTCTCTGTGGACCCGAGGCCCTAGCTGACACACTCAACAAGCAAAGCATCAGTAACTCAGAAGCTGACCCACGAGGAGTACACTTCATTTTTAACAAGGAAAACTTTTAA